From Toxorhynchites rutilus septentrionalis strain SRP chromosome 2, ASM2978413v1, whole genome shotgun sequence, a single genomic window includes:
- the LOC129768472 gene encoding 2-aminoethanethiol dioxygenase — protein sequence MTTLFARVFRQAKVTFEQTSAERLLSNLQNLRVLVEQLTLADLNLDTTIASRETFQQSTKAPCTFIDIYENAYFTMSVFILRENYTMPLHDHPCMHGLLRVVSGKVKIQSYTEIDRREETRAGDLLRHVLVNVEQEKVFSAEKGESAMLSPSERNYHEITAIGGPAAFFDILSPPYNVDIPIYGKRSCSFYRKLLLPGDGAANDGRKRMVLEKIPTPDHYYCDTEHYETPEFMFASAASK from the coding sequence ATGACTACACTCTTTGCTCGCGTATTTCGCCAAGCCAAAGTAACCTTCGAGCAGACCAGTGCGGAGAGGTTGCTCAGTAATCTGCAGAATCTACGCGTGCTCGTAGAGCAACTAACCCTGGCCGATCTCAACCTCGATACAACCATTGCATCCCGGGAAACGTTCCAGCAATCAACCAAAGCTCCATGTACATTCATTGATATATACGAGAATGCCTACTTCACGATGTCGGTGTTTATATTGCGAGAAAACTACACAATGCCTCTGCATGACCACCCGTGCATGCATGGGCTCCTGCGAGTGGTGTCCGGGAAGGTGAAAATACAAAGCTACACCGAAATCGATCGACGGGAGGAAACGAGGGCCGGAGATCTACTGCGTCATGTTCTGGTCAATGTGGAACAGGAGAAGGTTTTCAGTGCTGAGAAGGGAGAGAGCGCTATGCTATCGCCCTCCGAACGGAACTATCACGAAATAACGGCCATCGGAGGTCCGGCAGCATTTTTCGATATCCTCAGCCCGCCGTATAACGTGGACATTCCCATTTACGGAAAGCGCAGCTGTTCGTTCTACCGGAAACTCCTGCTGCCGGGTGATGGTGCCGCAAATGATGGACGCAAACGAATGGTTCTGGAGAAAATTCCCACCCCGGACCATTATTACTGTGATACAGAGCACTACGAGACGCCCGAGTTCATGTTTGCCAGCGCTGCCAGCAAGTAG